One Siniperca chuatsi isolate FFG_IHB_CAS linkage group LG5, ASM2008510v1, whole genome shotgun sequence DNA window includes the following coding sequences:
- the rtkna gene encoding rhotekin isoform X6: MFCRNQTARATVARGSALEMEIRRGKFRKSVFLDTSQDSDIQKKIDHEIRMRDGACKLLAACSQKDQALEAAKSLQTCSTRIMAYMSELQRMKEAQVMQKVTRRSSDAGPMEDRLPCKGKVAISDLRIPLMWKDTEYFKNKGELHRCAVFCLLQLGGEIFDTDMVIVDRTLTDICFDNTIVFNEASPGFELRVELYSCCSEDDYSAGSTPRKLASKLSSSLGRSAGKKLRAAMEPGPCSPISNGGAAPLLLPVPSVPGPKYHLLAHTTLSLLHVQDSFRTHDLTISGNEECSYWLPLYGSMCCRLAAQPHCMTQQMMSGCLKVKQLGGDHQSWTKVHGVLKGTSLFCYHQPEDVEANVEPAFTIAINKETRIRASEKDPHSKVQNICISNQYGGEEVTHTLTTDSREDTHRWMEAFWQHFYDMSQWKQCCDDLMKIELPSPRKPAPVTPKQGSLYHEMAPLATPSCEGLLLQDNAVSAEIRALLSSYYNDSY; this comes from the exons GACAGCGACATCCAGAAGAAGATTGACCATGAGATCCGAATGCGAGATGGGGCCTGCAAGCTGCTGGCCGCCTGCTCCCAGAAAGACCAGGCGTTAGAGGCGGCGAAGAGCCTGCAGACCTGTAGCACTCGTATCATGGCCTACATGTCAGAGTTGCAGAGGATGAAGGAGGCTCAGGTAATGCAGAAGGTCACGCGGAGGTCGTCGGATGCAGGGCCGATGGAGGACAGACTCCCGTGCAAAGGAAAAGTAGCCATCTCAG ATCTTCGGATCCCTCTCATGTGGAAAGACACAGAGTACTTCAAGAACAAAGGAG AGCTTCATCGGTGTGCAGTGttctgcctgctgcagctgggagGAGAGATCTTTGACACAGACATGGTGATAGTGGACCGGACACTCACCGATATTTGCTTTGACAACACCATCGTATT TAATGAAGCCAGCCCAGGTTTTGAGCTGCGTGTTGAGCTGTACAGCTGCTGCTCGGAGGATGACTACTCAGCAGGGAGCACGCCAAGGAAACTAGCCAGTAAACTCAGCTCCTCGCTGGGGCGTTCAGCTGGAAAGAAGCTCCGGGCAGCCATGGAGCCTGGACCATGTAGTCCTATTAGCAACGGAGGGGCAGCTCCTCTTCTGCTGCCAGTTCCTTCTGTACC GGGCCCTAAGTACCACCTCTTAGCTCATACCACCCTGTCACTGTTACACGTCCAGGACAGCTTTCGCACACATGACCTCACCATCTCAGGCAATG aAGAGTGTTCTTATTGGCTGCCGCTCTATGGCAGTATGTGTTGCCGCCTTGCAGCTCAGCCGCACTGTATGACCCAACAGATGATGAGTGGATGTTTGAAAGTTAAG CAGTTGGGAGGTGACCATCAGAGTTGGACAAAAGTGCACGGTGTTCTAAAAGGAACAAGCCTTTTCTGCTACCACCAGCCAGAAGATGTGGAGGCTAACGTTGAGCCAGCTTTCACCATTGCCATCAACAAG GAGACCAGAATACGTGCATCAGAGAAAGACCCTCACAGTAAAGTTCAGAATATCTGTATCAGTAACCAGTACGGAGGTGaggaggtcacacacacactgacaacagaCAGCCGCGAGGACACACACCGGTGGATGGAGGCCTTTTGGCAACATTTCTATGACATGA GCCAATGGAAGCAGTGCTGTGATGACTTAATGAAAATTGAACTGCCATCGCCAAGGAAGCCGGCTCCTGTCACACCAAAACAAGGCTCACTCTATCACGAAATGG CCCCTCTTGCCACACCCTCCTGTGAGGGTCTTCTGCTGCAGGATAACGCTGTGTCTGCTGAGATTCGTGCTCTGCTCTCGTCCTATTACAACGACAG TTATTGA
- the rtkna gene encoding rhotekin isoform X4, whose amino-acid sequence MNNSKNQRDSDIQKKIDHEIRMRDGACKLLAACSQKDQALEAAKSLQTCSTRIMAYMSELQRMKEAQVMQKVTRRSSDAGPMEDRLPCKGKVAISDLRIPLMWKDTEYFKNKGELHRCAVFCLLQLGGEIFDTDMVIVDRTLTDICFDNTIVFNEASPGFELRVELYSCCSEDDYSAGSTPRKLASKLSSSLGRSAGKKLRAAMEPGPCSPISNGGAAPLLLPVPSVPGPKYHLLAHTTLSLLHVQDSFRTHDLTISGNEECSYWLPLYGSMCCRLAAQPHCMTQQMMSGCLKVKQLGGDHQSWTKVHGVLKGTSLFCYHQPEDVEANVEPAFTIAINKETRIRASEKDPHSKVQNICISNQYGGEEVTHTLTTDSREDTHRWMEAFWQHFYDMSQWKQCCDDLMKIELPSPRKPAPVTPKQGSLYHEMVIESSADLSSTVSDILTRRMQELELRSQLGTSPTWMSVFEESNPQSAGRPRPCTSRLSGHSPRTPHRLPRSPVSPHRCPQLGLLSSDASLTSDSDSHCSTSPCSHHRGWPEPSSNFSLLSSSPSRLRPRTLSLDAKLSTLRGREYGGGGTFQCPCQPPPSSLLAPLPISSRSPGSQRSTQTTLSCSSSTSSNSSSNSEGSHSPESSEGAPFSRPSPARRSLRNLRARLDPRNWLQSQV is encoded by the exons GACAGCGACATCCAGAAGAAGATTGACCATGAGATCCGAATGCGAGATGGGGCCTGCAAGCTGCTGGCCGCCTGCTCCCAGAAAGACCAGGCGTTAGAGGCGGCGAAGAGCCTGCAGACCTGTAGCACTCGTATCATGGCCTACATGTCAGAGTTGCAGAGGATGAAGGAGGCTCAGGTAATGCAGAAGGTCACGCGGAGGTCGTCGGATGCAGGGCCGATGGAGGACAGACTCCCGTGCAAAGGAAAAGTAGCCATCTCAG ATCTTCGGATCCCTCTCATGTGGAAAGACACAGAGTACTTCAAGAACAAAGGAG AGCTTCATCGGTGTGCAGTGttctgcctgctgcagctgggagGAGAGATCTTTGACACAGACATGGTGATAGTGGACCGGACACTCACCGATATTTGCTTTGACAACACCATCGTATT TAATGAAGCCAGCCCAGGTTTTGAGCTGCGTGTTGAGCTGTACAGCTGCTGCTCGGAGGATGACTACTCAGCAGGGAGCACGCCAAGGAAACTAGCCAGTAAACTCAGCTCCTCGCTGGGGCGTTCAGCTGGAAAGAAGCTCCGGGCAGCCATGGAGCCTGGACCATGTAGTCCTATTAGCAACGGAGGGGCAGCTCCTCTTCTGCTGCCAGTTCCTTCTGTACC GGGCCCTAAGTACCACCTCTTAGCTCATACCACCCTGTCACTGTTACACGTCCAGGACAGCTTTCGCACACATGACCTCACCATCTCAGGCAATG aAGAGTGTTCTTATTGGCTGCCGCTCTATGGCAGTATGTGTTGCCGCCTTGCAGCTCAGCCGCACTGTATGACCCAACAGATGATGAGTGGATGTTTGAAAGTTAAG CAGTTGGGAGGTGACCATCAGAGTTGGACAAAAGTGCACGGTGTTCTAAAAGGAACAAGCCTTTTCTGCTACCACCAGCCAGAAGATGTGGAGGCTAACGTTGAGCCAGCTTTCACCATTGCCATCAACAAG GAGACCAGAATACGTGCATCAGAGAAAGACCCTCACAGTAAAGTTCAGAATATCTGTATCAGTAACCAGTACGGAGGTGaggaggtcacacacacactgacaacagaCAGCCGCGAGGACACACACCGGTGGATGGAGGCCTTTTGGCAACATTTCTATGACATGA GCCAATGGAAGCAGTGCTGTGATGACTTAATGAAAATTGAACTGCCATCGCCAAGGAAGCCGGCTCCTGTCACACCAAAACAAGGCTCACTCTATCACGAAATGG TTATTGAGTCATCTGCTGACCTCAGCAGCACTGTGTCAGACATATTGACTCGGAGGATGCAGGAGCTGGAGCTCCGCAGCCAGCTGGGCACCTCCCCCACCTGGATGTCTGTGTTTGAGGAGAGCAACCCCCAAAGTGCTGGCCGCCCCCGTCCCTGTACCTCTCGCCTATCTGGCCACAGCCCCCGCACCCCTCATCGATTGCCCCGGAGCCCTGTGAGCCCTCACCGCTGCCCACAGCTGGGTCTGCTGTCCTCAGATGCAAGCCTGACCTCAGACAGCGACAGCCACTGCAGCACTAGTCCCTGCTCTCACCACCGTGGCTGGCCCGAGCCTTCTTCAAACTTCTCTCTCTTGTCATCTTCCCCTTCCCGTCTGAGGCCACGCACTCTGTCGCTGGATGCTAAGCTCAGCACCCTTCGAGGGAGGGAGTACGGAGGAGGAGGGACCTTCCAGTGCCCCTGCCAGCCTCCTCCCTCCTCGCTGCTTGCCCCACTCCCCATCTCCTCACGTTCACCTGGGTCACAGCGCAGCACACAGA
- the rtkna gene encoding rhotekin isoform X5, producing the protein MRDGACKLLAACSQKDQALEAAKSLQTCSTRIMAYMSELQRMKEAQVMQKVTRRSSDAGPMEDRLPCKGKVAISDLRIPLMWKDTEYFKNKGELHRCAVFCLLQLGGEIFDTDMVIVDRTLTDICFDNTIVFNEASPGFELRVELYSCCSEDDYSAGSTPRKLASKLSSSLGRSAGKKLRAAMEPGPCSPISNGGAAPLLLPVPSVPGPKYHLLAHTTLSLLHVQDSFRTHDLTISGNEECSYWLPLYGSMCCRLAAQPHCMTQQMMSGCLKVKQLGGDHQSWTKVHGVLKGTSLFCYHQPEDVEANVEPAFTIAINKETRIRASEKDPHSKVQNICISNQYGGEEVTHTLTTDSREDTHRWMEAFWQHFYDMSQWKQCCDDLMKIELPSPRKPAPVTPKQGSLYHEMVIESSADLSSTVSDILTRRMQELELRSQLGTSPTWMSVFEESNPQSAGRPRPCTSRLSGHSPRTPHRLPRSPVSPHRCPQLGLLSSDASLTSDSDSHCSTSPCSHHRGWPEPSSNFSLLSSSPSRLRPRTLSLDAKLSTLRGREYGGGGTFQCPCQPPPSSLLAPLPISSRSPGSQRSTQTTLSCSSSTSSNSSSNSEGSHSPESSEGAPFSRPSPARRSLRNLRARLDPRNWLQSQV; encoded by the exons ATGCGAGATGGGGCCTGCAAGCTGCTGGCCGCCTGCTCCCAGAAAGACCAGGCGTTAGAGGCGGCGAAGAGCCTGCAGACCTGTAGCACTCGTATCATGGCCTACATGTCAGAGTTGCAGAGGATGAAGGAGGCTCAGGTAATGCAGAAGGTCACGCGGAGGTCGTCGGATGCAGGGCCGATGGAGGACAGACTCCCGTGCAAAGGAAAAGTAGCCATCTCAG ATCTTCGGATCCCTCTCATGTGGAAAGACACAGAGTACTTCAAGAACAAAGGAG AGCTTCATCGGTGTGCAGTGttctgcctgctgcagctgggagGAGAGATCTTTGACACAGACATGGTGATAGTGGACCGGACACTCACCGATATTTGCTTTGACAACACCATCGTATT TAATGAAGCCAGCCCAGGTTTTGAGCTGCGTGTTGAGCTGTACAGCTGCTGCTCGGAGGATGACTACTCAGCAGGGAGCACGCCAAGGAAACTAGCCAGTAAACTCAGCTCCTCGCTGGGGCGTTCAGCTGGAAAGAAGCTCCGGGCAGCCATGGAGCCTGGACCATGTAGTCCTATTAGCAACGGAGGGGCAGCTCCTCTTCTGCTGCCAGTTCCTTCTGTACC GGGCCCTAAGTACCACCTCTTAGCTCATACCACCCTGTCACTGTTACACGTCCAGGACAGCTTTCGCACACATGACCTCACCATCTCAGGCAATG aAGAGTGTTCTTATTGGCTGCCGCTCTATGGCAGTATGTGTTGCCGCCTTGCAGCTCAGCCGCACTGTATGACCCAACAGATGATGAGTGGATGTTTGAAAGTTAAG CAGTTGGGAGGTGACCATCAGAGTTGGACAAAAGTGCACGGTGTTCTAAAAGGAACAAGCCTTTTCTGCTACCACCAGCCAGAAGATGTGGAGGCTAACGTTGAGCCAGCTTTCACCATTGCCATCAACAAG GAGACCAGAATACGTGCATCAGAGAAAGACCCTCACAGTAAAGTTCAGAATATCTGTATCAGTAACCAGTACGGAGGTGaggaggtcacacacacactgacaacagaCAGCCGCGAGGACACACACCGGTGGATGGAGGCCTTTTGGCAACATTTCTATGACATGA GCCAATGGAAGCAGTGCTGTGATGACTTAATGAAAATTGAACTGCCATCGCCAAGGAAGCCGGCTCCTGTCACACCAAAACAAGGCTCACTCTATCACGAAATGG TTATTGAGTCATCTGCTGACCTCAGCAGCACTGTGTCAGACATATTGACTCGGAGGATGCAGGAGCTGGAGCTCCGCAGCCAGCTGGGCACCTCCCCCACCTGGATGTCTGTGTTTGAGGAGAGCAACCCCCAAAGTGCTGGCCGCCCCCGTCCCTGTACCTCTCGCCTATCTGGCCACAGCCCCCGCACCCCTCATCGATTGCCCCGGAGCCCTGTGAGCCCTCACCGCTGCCCACAGCTGGGTCTGCTGTCCTCAGATGCAAGCCTGACCTCAGACAGCGACAGCCACTGCAGCACTAGTCCCTGCTCTCACCACCGTGGCTGGCCCGAGCCTTCTTCAAACTTCTCTCTCTTGTCATCTTCCCCTTCCCGTCTGAGGCCACGCACTCTGTCGCTGGATGCTAAGCTCAGCACCCTTCGAGGGAGGGAGTACGGAGGAGGAGGGACCTTCCAGTGCCCCTGCCAGCCTCCTCCCTCCTCGCTGCTTGCCCCACTCCCCATCTCCTCACGTTCACCTGGGTCACAGCGCAGCACACAGA